One genomic segment of Hemiscyllium ocellatum isolate sHemOce1 chromosome 49, sHemOce1.pat.X.cur, whole genome shotgun sequence includes these proteins:
- the LOC132837208 gene encoding histone H4 isoform X2, producing the protein MSGRGKGSKGGKGLGKGGAKRHRKVLRDNIQGITKPAIRRLARRGGVKRISGLIYEETRGVLKVFLENVIRDAVTYTEHAKRKTVTAMDVVYALKRQGRTLYGFGG; encoded by the coding sequence GCAAAGGAGGTAAAGGCCTGGGAAAAGGCGGAGCGAAGCGGCACCGCAAAGTGCTCCGTGATAACATCCAGGGCATCACGAAACCAGCCATCCGGCGCCTGGCTCGCCGTGGCGGGGTCAAGCGCATCTCGGGCTTGATCTACGAGGAGACCCGCGGGGTGCTGAAGGTTTTCCTGGAGAATGTGATCCGGGATGCAGTCACATACACTGAGCACGCCAAGCGCAAGACGGTCACCGCCATGGATGTGGTGTACGCTCTGAAACGCCAGGGCCGCACTCTCTATGGATTCGGCGGCTGA
- the LOC132837181 gene encoding histone H2B type 1-O-like: MADEKKAQQASKKGAKKIIKKAPAKGGRKRKRTRKESYSIYIYKVMKQVHPDTGISSKAMSIMNSFVNDIFERIAGEASRLAHYNKRSTISSREIQTAVRLLLPGELAKHAVSEGTKAVTKYTSSK; encoded by the coding sequence ATGGCTGATGAGAAGAAAGCACAGCAAGCATCCAAGAAGGGCGCGAAGAAAATCATCAAGAAGGCGCCAGCGAAGGGCGGCAGAAAGAGGAAGCGGACCAGGAAAGAAAGTTACTCCATCTACATCTACAAAGTGATGAAGCAGGTTCACcccgacaccggcatctcctccAAGGCCATGAGCATCATGAACTCGTTCGTTAACGATATTTTCGAGCGTATCGCGGGGGAGGCTTCCCGCCTGGCCCATTACAACAAGCGCAGCACCATCAGCTCCCGGGAGATCCAGACCGCCGTGCGGCTGCTGCTGCCCGGGGAACTGGCCAAGCACGCCGTGTCGGAGGGCACGAAGGCGGTGACCAAGTACACCAGCTCCAAGTGA
- the LOC132837208 gene encoding histone H4 isoform X1, protein MSGRGKGGKGLGKGGAKRHRKVLRDNIQGITKPAIRRLARRGGVKRISGLIYEETRGVLKVFLENVIRDAVTYTEHAKRKTVTAMDVVYALKRQGRTLYGFGG, encoded by the coding sequence ATGTCTGGAAGAGGCAAAGGAGGTAAAGGCCTGGGAAAAGGCGGAGCGAAGCGGCACCGCAAAGTGCTCCGTGATAACATCCAGGGCATCACGAAACCAGCCATCCGGCGCCTGGCTCGCCGTGGCGGGGTCAAGCGCATCTCGGGCTTGATCTACGAGGAGACCCGCGGGGTGCTGAAGGTTTTCCTGGAGAATGTGATCCGGGATGCAGTCACATACACTGAGCACGCCAAGCGCAAGACGGTCACCGCCATGGATGTGGTGTACGCTCTGAAACGCCAGGGCCGCACTCTCTATGGATTCGGCGGCTGA